In the Topomyia yanbarensis strain Yona2022 chromosome 3, ASM3024719v1, whole genome shotgun sequence genome, one interval contains:
- the LOC131693556 gene encoding retinaldehyde-binding protein 1-like has protein sequence MAKSDMFCVDKNNANHDPYVFTLSSRYKELAKKELMEDEETRQQSLAHLREWIGKHPYIQKCRTDAVFLLRFLRFRKFSVPQAQAALERYLAMRQTFPEWFQKLDTKDTLVQGTIDDEVFTVLGRDGEGRTVVWIRFGRFNVEKLSPIAIFRYTMMFLETLMDDEEVQIGGYRVWVDYTESTVKHYGMWGVSDMKMLMDAVNRSMPMRIREISGAKLPKFAIVVANLLLSFASKKLKERVTCHSTVLESKKNFDESLWPQQYGGLKNSADLAHSLRKQFSEKRDAILALDDMEIEIEHYSSMWNQTSVNDNSGDIDGGIAGCFRKLNVD, from the exons ATGGCTAAATCAGACATGTTTTGTGTGGACAAAAACAATGCCAATCACGATCCGTACGTGTTCACTCTTTCCAGCAGATACAAGGAACTGGCCAAAAAAGAACTCATGGAAGACGAGGAAACCCGACAACAATCGTTGGCCCACCTTCGGGAATGGATCGGCAAACATCCATACATCCAAAAATGTCGAACGGATGCAGTGTTTCTGTTGAGATTCTTGAGATTTCGAAAGTTTTCCGTACCACAGGCTCAAGCAGCACTTGAACGGTACCTAGCCATGAGGCAGACCTTCCCCGAATGGTTCCAAAAGTTGGACACAAAGGATACGCTAGTACAGGGAACGATCGACGATGAAGTATTTACCGTTTTAGGCCGGGATGGGGAAGGTCGCACGGTGGTTTGGATACGATTCGGACGGTTCAATGTGGAAAAGTTGAGTCCGATAGCGATTTTCCGCTACACTATGATGTTTCTGGAAACGCTGATGGATGATGAGGAGGTACAAATCGGAGGCTATCGGGTTTGGGTAGATTACACTGAGAGCACGGTGAAGCACTATGGTATGTGGGGGGTTAGTGATATGAAGATGCTGATGGATGCCGTGAATCGGTCGATGCCGATGCGAATTCGAGAAATTTCCGGGGCTAAGCTGCCAAAATTCGCGATTGTGGTTGCTAATCTGCTGCTCTCATTTGCCTCCAAGAAGTTGAAGGAGAGAGTAACC TGTCACTCTACAGTGctggaatcaaaaaaaaattttgacgaatctCTATGGCCGCAGCAATATGGAGGGTTGAAAAATTCAGCCGATTTGGCACACAGTTTGCGGAAACAGTTTTCAGAAAAACGTGACGCTATTCTAGCTTTGGATGACATGGAGATTGAGATTGAACACTATTCGTCCATGTGGAATCAGACCAGCGTTAATGACAACAGTGGAGACATTGACGGCGGTATTGCCGGATGTTTCAGGAAGCTCAATGTGGACTAG